A genomic segment from Perca flavescens isolate YP-PL-M2 chromosome 13, PFLA_1.0, whole genome shotgun sequence encodes:
- the med31 gene encoding mediator of RNA polymerase II transcription subunit 31 — METEEQARNRFQSELEFIQCLANPNYLNFLAQRGFLREKPFINYLKYLLYWKEPEYAKFLKYPHCLHMLELLQYEHFRKELVNAQCTKFIDEQQLLHWQHYSRKRTRLQQALAEQQPAQQQQQQLLPPQHGNATAK, encoded by the exons ATGGAAACAG AGGAGCAGGCCAGGAACCGTTTCCAGTCCGAGCTGGAGTTCATCCAGTGTTTGGCCAACCCAAACTACCTGAACT tttTAGCTCAGAGAGGTTTCCTGAGAGAGAAACCCTTCATCAACTACCTGAAGTACCTGCTGTACTGGAAGGAGCCAGAGTACGCCAAGTTCCTCAA gtACCCCCACTGCCTGCacatgctggagctgctgcagtACGAGCACTTCAGGAAGGAGCTGGTCAACGCCCAGTGCACCAAGTTCATCGACGAGCAGCAGCTGCTGCACTGGCAGCACTACTCCCGCAAACGCACCCGGCTCCAGCAGGCGCTCGCCGAGCAGCAGCcggcgcagcagcagcagcagcagctgctgccGCCGCAGCACGGCAACGCCACCGCCAAGTAG